A single Gasterosteus aculeatus chromosome 2, fGasAcu3.hap1.1, whole genome shotgun sequence DNA region contains:
- the LOC144389513 gene encoding uncharacterized protein LOC144389513 yields MDQNEAKQMVEGVLRANPKGEEVFNEYDKTKTLINTSKQMVNILVADMIELHGRVPPSSVRTNYALGIVTLFPYLRDPFSKLGYEHYYDPEGNTGFISRRIKTVQRNTFAGLRGRSKTVLQDGPKTRRESLSTCQQLFGEECKEAISTIRHSSDESVVKEKMRATFQYRQKMVGDDASSSFLDVFPRFLDVPGLIDQDFSMMFGDEVSQKFLSKWSTFFKPNITDCKTAKNMDELLSATESESEDNNGWDSDLSSILLLLHLLPPTSRGQKKTTKISSAQATSRLVRYLTEGASIPTFLESVDANNRSSFASVSKRRISKGSTLLSTENHSRARHTHQWQL; encoded by the exons ATGGACCAGAATGAAGCAAAACAG ATGGTTGAGGGTGTTCTGAGGGCCAATCCAAAGGGTGAAGAAGTCTTCAATGAGTATGATAAGACTAAAACACTAATAAACACTAGTAAACAAATGGTGAACATCCTGGTTGCAGATATGATAGAGCTACATGG GAGGGTTCCACCGTCAAGTGTAAGGACCAATTATGCACTGGGAATTGTGACTCTTTTTCCATACCTCCGTGATCCATTCTCCAAACTTGGATAT gaacactaCTATGATCCTGAGGGTAATACTGGCTTCATTTCACGGAGGATCAAGACGGTTCAACGCAACACCTTTGCTGGCTTGCGGGGTCGTTCCAAGACCGTTCTTCAGGATGGTCCAAAAACCAGGCGAGAATCTCTATCAACCTGCCAACAGCTATTTGGTGAGGAGTGCAAGGAGGCGATATCTACAATAAGACATTCCAGCGATGAATCTGTGGTCAAAGAGAAGATGAGAGCGACTTTCCAGTATCGACAGAAGATGGTTGGGGATGATGCATCATCTTCATTCCTGGATGTGTTCCCTCGTTTTCTTGATGTACCTGGATTG ATCGACCAGGATTTCTCAATGATGTTTGGTGACGAAGTGTCTCAGAAGTTCCTGTCCAAGTGGTCAACTTTCTTCAAGCCAAACATCACAGACTGCAAGACTGCAAAGAATATGGATGAGTTGCTGTCAGCAACTGAATCTGAGTCTGAAGATAACAATG GATGGGACAGTGATCTGTCTTCAATCCTTTTGCTGCTGCATCTACTCCCTCCAACTTCAAGGGGCCAGAAAAAAACTACCAAGATCAGTTCAGCTCAAGCAACCAGCCGTCTTGTTAGATATCTTACG GAAGGAGCCAGTATTCCTACCTTCCTTGAGAGTGTCGACGCAAACAACCGTTCCTCCTTTGCATCGGTGAGCAAAAGAAGAATATCCAAAGGTTCTACCTTATTATCGACCGAAAACCACTCCCGTGCAAGGCACACACATCAGTGGCAGCTTTAG